The Silene latifolia isolate original U9 population chromosome Y, ASM4854445v1, whole genome shotgun sequence sequence TTGGGCCATCTGGGAAAAACGTAACAAGGTGTTGTTCGATGGGGGTGAATGGCGAGGCGACGAGGTGGTGCGGAGGACGAGGGAGCTTATGTGGGAGGTAGAGAGTGTGACGGGTGAAGGTGGGAATAGCACGGGTGAACAACTGGTGGCCGAAGGGGGGAGTCATTGGGAAAGGCCGAGGGAGGGGTGGCACAAGATCAACGTTGATGCGGGTGTAGCCGAAGGGATGGGAACGGGTTTGGGGATGGTGTGTCGAGATGTAACGGGTAGTGTGCTATGGAGTGTGGCTGTGCAGGAAAGGAGGACCGTCTCACCAGAGATAGCTGAAGCGTTGGCGGTGTTACAAGGGCTAAAGGAAGCCAAAGCTGCTGGGATTACGCTAGTTGTGATTTAGAGCGACTGCCGAGGAGTGATCGAGGATCTTAAAAGCCGTCGATTAGGGAGGAGCGAGATTTCTTTAATTTACAAGGATATTTTGAGTTTTTGTAATTTCTTTGATTCTGTTGCTTTTTCTTTTGTTCGTAGAAACTTTAATAGAGTGGCACATGGACTTGCTCATACGAGACCATGGGTTGCTGGTAGGCGTCGTTGGCAAACGGACTTTCCGGATTGGTTGTTATCTTTGGCTTGCGatgatttaatcgaaaggaattAACCCTTACGggtttttatcaaaaaaaaaaaaaaaaaaaagaggatacCTATGTGACACTACAATCAGTGTGCTTGTGCCCTTCTTTGACGTTACTAATTACATCCTTGCCATTCCTTTTGATTTTATTGCTTGTATTCTCTCTGCTCTCCTCTTGTAAATCCCTCATTCTCATATCTTTCTTTTTTGTGGTGCTTATCACCATCACCATCTTACCTCCATCAGCAGTACTTCATCCACACCATTCACCGACATGTATTATCTTTCTTACATTTTCTCTGTTTCTCTGATTTTAGGTTTACATTTTCTTCtactatttatttttcttttacatTTTTCAAATCCGCTCAATATATTGGCAAAATGGATTAGGTGATTAGTTTCAACTCAGGTTATTCACCCAAGAAAATATGCACATTTCAGGACTTCAAAATCTGTTATTTGAGATTTTTTTATTTGCCAAAATTGTGATTATCAGTTCAGATGGGTTTCGGAATTTTGTTACTGATTTTATCTTAGCACAAATTCTTTTTCCGGATCTGCTCACCAAGTGTTTGACGAATTGTCACAACAACTCAAATGTTCTTTCTTTCGTGTCGGTTTGTAAAAGAGTTTAAGTGGTTGGTTCTTCTCATTAAACTGATGTCCAATATATACATGTGTGTACAATATTCTAGATCCTAATAATACCATAACTAGAGGCTATAAAATAGGAACAATATTATACATACAATCACAATAAAATCAAACAGAATATTGACATATTCTAATACACCCCCGCAGTCGAAGCGGGAGGAGGACGGATGCTGAGACTGGAGCGGAAGTCATCGAATAAAGGTTTAGGGAGGCCCTTGGTAAAAACATCAGCATATTGGTAGCGGGAGGGCACGTGAAGAACGTGAACTTGGCCGAGCGCGACTTTTTCCCTGACAAAGTGTATATCCATTTCAATGTGCTTCGTGCGCTGATGATTAACGGGATTACCGGATAAGTAAACGGCGCTCACgttatcacaataaacaatagTGGCTTTCGTGAGTGCGCATTGGAGTTCGAGAAGAAGGTTTCTCAGCCAACAAGACTCGGCCACAACATTGGCAACACCTCTATATTCGGCCTCGGCGCTTGAGCGAGAGAGAGTGGCCTGTCTCTTGGAGGACCAAGAGATGAGATTGTCGCCTAAATAGACACAGTAGCCGGAGGTAGAGCGGCGTGTGTCGGGGCACCCGCCCCAATCAGCGTCACTATAAGCGGTGAGACGAGTGACGGAGGAGCGAGTCAGATGTAGCCCGAAATGCTTTGTACCTTGAATATACCGAATGATACGTTTAAGAGCTGCAAAATGTGAAGTGCGTGGGTCGCGCATATGGAGGCAGACCTGTTGAACTGCGTAAGAGATGTCGGGTCTGGTGAAGGTAAGATATTGTAAGGCTCCTGCCAGAGAGCGATACAAGGTGGGATCTTCAACCGTAGGGCCTGACTTAGCACTTAATTTTGATTTTGTATCAACCGGTGTTTGAGCAGGTTTGCAGGTCGTCATTTTGGCACGGGCAATTATTTCCTCGGCATATTTCGTTTGATGAAGAAAGAGCCCAGTACGATGACGAATGGCCGAAATTCCCAAAAAATAATTTAGAGGGCCAAGGTCGGACATGGCAAATTCGGAACGGAGATGACCAATTATTTTATCCCGGAGTGCAGCAGATGAGGAGGCTAAAATAATGTCATCTACGTACAGTAAGATATAAGCTACATCACCCCCATTATGAAAAGTAAATAGCGAATTATCGCACCTGCTGTGACGAAATCCGAATGTGTAAACAAAGGATGCAAACCGCTGGTACCAAGCCCGGGGGGCCTGCTTGAGCCCGTAGAGAGATTTTTTGAGGAGGCAAACATGATCGGGATAAGATTTGTCTCGGAACCCGGGCGGTTGATGCATGTACACGGTCTCGGCAAGGTTGCCATGAAGGAAAGCATTCTTGACATCAAGTTGATGTATTGGCCAATTCTTGGACACGGCGATGCTGAGCACTGTACGGATGGTAGCCGGTTTTACCACTGGACTAAAAGTCTCGTCACAATCGATTCCCACCTGTTGAGACCTGCCATTAACAACAAGACGAGCCTTGTACCGCTCCAAGTCACCATTAGACTTAAATTTGTGCTTAAATAACCACATACACCGTATAATGTTCACATTAGGAGGACGAGGTACCAAGACCCAGGTCTTATTTTTCATGAGAGCATCAAATTCGTCGGTCATGGCCTGTTTCCAATTGTGGTCTTGAAGTGCGGTGATTGGGCTTTTGGGCACGGGTGAAAGGGTCGTGGTGACGGATAGGTCGAAAATGGGCTTCGGTTTGAAGATCCCATGTTGGGCCCTGGTAGTCATCTGAGGTGACTGGGTTGGTGGTGGGTCGGTCGCAGGTGGGGTGGGAATTCGTGGTGAGACAGGGGAGTCCATGGGGAAATTGGCAGGGGAGGTGGTAGGGGTAGTGGCGGGAGAGTTGGCAGGGGAACCCCGAGGGGTGTTTGGTGTGCCAGGAGTGGTGGGCGTGCTACCGGAGGTATGGAGGAAGTGTGTCGTGTAGGGTGATGGGTCGTGGTCCAGGAACGAGTAAGACGAGTGTGTGACTGGTTGACGGGTAGCAAAGGGAAATTGGGACTCGTTAAAAGTCACATGACGGGCAATGATCGTCTTACGGGAGGACAAGTCGAGGCAAGTGTAGCCACGATGATTCGACGGGTACCCAAGAAAGACACATGGAGTAGTACGGGCGTCAAGTTTGTGGATACTTGAAGAGGGGAGGTGAGGGTAGCACAAGCAGCCAAATGTACGGAGATGCGAGTAAGAGGGCGTCCGTAGATATAGGCTGGATGTTGGTGGTGTGAAATTGTTTGCTTTGCTTGGTAAAATATTGTGTAAATAGGTTGCCATAGAAAGTGCGTAAGGCCACATTGTAGGGGGTAAGTGAGCGTGTAAGAGCAAGGTACGGATCATGTTATTAATGGTGCGGATTTTGCGCTCAGCCTTACCATTTTGTGGGGATGTGTGTGGACATGAGAAACGGAAAAGCATACCTTTTTGTTTGAAAAAGTCGTGGAATTGTGAATTATCGTACTCGCGGCCGTTGTCGCATTGAAATGTTTTGATGGGTCGAGAGAATTGAGTATTAATTAAGGAATAAAAATTGTGGAATATACTAAAGACATCGGATTTATTTTTAATAGGGAAGGTCCAAAGAAAATTAGTATAATCGTTGAGAAATAAAATGTAATAACGGTGACCCATAGAACTGACGACCGGAGATGTCCATAAATCACTATGCACGATATCAAACGGAAAATTAGTATGATAATTAGACGGAGAAAATGGCAATTTCACATGTTTACCAAGTTGACAGGATTCGCAAAAATTGTCTTTCAAAGCATCacatttaatatttttattagTACGAAGAATAGAAAATATAGCCGGTCCCGGGTGACCCAAGCGGCCGTGCCAGGTGGAGGCGGAAATAGCAGTGAGTGCGTGTGGTAAGGCAGGTGTTGAAGAGGGCGAGTCAAGTAAGGGATAGAGGTCGCCCGTACTACTGCGTCTCAGAATTGGCTTCCCCGTCTGCAAGTCCTTCACAGTAAAACCAAACGGATCAAATTCGACAGACACATTATTATCAGTGGTAAGTTTTCTTACTGACACAAGATTTTTGATGATATTTGGGGCGTGGAGGACATTTTTCAGTTTAAGGGGAGGCAAAGGGGacggtaatatcttcataccacAACCACGAATTGGTATTTCAGTGCCGTTTCCAACAAGAATTTTACGATTACTGCTCAAAGGAAAATAAGACGAGAGTGTACCTTCATTACCCGTCATGTGAGAAGTGGCGCCAGTATCCATGTACCAATTATCGTCTGGCTGCTGTAGTGATAGAGTTTGCATTGTTGCAGCGAGTTCCGTTGGTACTAATGCACCTTGTGGAGCGCCAATCACCGGAGTCTGAGCAATAAACGCCTGGGGACGTGAGCCAAGGATGCCAGGACCACGATTGGGAGCAGGGGACGCCCACCCCGTGGTGGGGTAGGGACACGGTGGAGCCCCCCAACCCGGTTGCTGCTGCCACGGAGAGGGTTGTAACGGGACCCACGTCCAGGCAGTATTCCGGTTGCCTTGTTGCTGCTGCCCGGTACTGTTTTTGCCGCCGTCAGAAGAACGATTATTGGAGGAGCCACCACCCCCGTTCTTCCCTTTATAATTCTTACCACGCCCGTTTTTGTGACGATTATTTCCTTGATTGTTGCCCTGATTTGTGCGAGCTTGGTTATCAGAATTACGGGAGGAATTGTCCGATCGATTTTCACCGGAGGCAAGGAGACCAGTGTCCGTGACATTGGCAGTAGTTTTATTCTGTCGCGCCTCTTCGAGTGTCAACATGGATCGTGCCTTATAGAAAGGCGGCAGAGGATCTCGTTGTTGGATGACAGTGGCAATATTGCTGTAGCCCGAGGGGAGGCCTGCGACAAGACGGAGGACAAGTCGTTCCTCCGTCACCGGAGCCCCGACGTTGGCGAGTTGATCGGCCAACATCTTTAATGCCTGGCAATAAGCTGATGCGTTAGGGTAGCTATCCATTTGAATTTGGGAAAATTGTTGCTCGAGAAGCACCGCTCTCGAACTTTTATTATCATTGAAAATATCTTCAAGGCGCTCCCATGCTTCTTGTGCGGTGGCTCCGGGCTTGAGGATCGTGTGCAGTAGATCAATAGATATGGTGCTATAGATCCATTGCTTGACAATCGCGTCAAGGCGGGTCCATTGGGCATCTTTCTTAATCACGGCATCTTTTGGCGGAACGATGTGGTCGGCCACGTAGAATGCCTGGGCTGCGTTGAGAAATAGTTCTGCCCAAGAAGCGTAGTGAACGTTCTCCATTTCAAGGGTAATTTGAACATGGTTCTTGATGTTGGAAATAGAGAAAGAGGGATGAAATGGAACGGTTTTGCTTGCATCAGGGCCAGTCATTGTGAGAGGAGAAAAGAAGGGGCTCGGGTAGAGAAAGGTTTAAAAGGACAAGAGAATaagagaagagagaaagagaggatcgGTGGTACTGATACCATAAAAGAGTTTAAGTGGTTGGTTCTTCTCATTAAACTGATGTCCAATATATACATGTGTGTACAATATTCTAGATCCTAATAATACCATAACTAGAGGCTATAAAATAGGAACAATATTATACATACAATCACAATAAAATCAAACAGAATATTGACATATTCtaatagtttgtttttattttcctGCTTCACTTTCCTTTCCGACGGGTATAAGTCTACAACGGTGTTCTACTAACTACTGTAAACTGGTCTAACAAAAATCATTAAGTACTCACCTAAGTTCTACAGATTAATTTGCTTGAAACTATCACAATTTTCAATGTTGCGTCTCTCTTTTGGTTGTCACTGTAGCAAGAGGTGAGTTGGCAGTTGTGCATTGTTGCTAATAAAAGGTTTTAAGAAAATAATACAAAGTCATTTGGAACTTAGATGAGAAAATATGAATACCAAATTTCGGGAATTCAAAGTAGTATAAATTGTCCCAATTTTAAGATTCTATTTCCATTCCACAATgaatagttttttttttgtttttttttataattgtAAAGAAAGGTACCCTAGTTAATCATAGCCTTGCAAGCGAGAGGGAGATCGTCCGTAGATATCTCCAAGTGCCATAGTCTACTTTTCTTAGCCTACATAAGGACTTACTTAATTCCAATTGCCTCAGCCTGAAGAGCCGATTCAGCTTTAATCGCTTTGCTATTGGTGTAGAACCTGTTCCCATATCCCATTAAAGCGACCCAGCCAATCCCAGCCATGTCAATAGATTTTCACCCTGCATCAACCATAACCCTAATACGCTCACATGAATTCAAATTCCCGATCATATGAATAGGGCTACTATCCCAAATCCACGTCAGGCTCTCGATCATCCTTCTCCCGTGCTTTCTTCACCTTTCCCATAGCATGGTCTGCGATTTTAACCACTTGCGTCCAAGAATTAAGGAACGTCATCGGATGAAAGACCTCCCCCCTAAACAACACTCTGTTTCTAGTACTCCATAAGCACCACAAGGTTGCAAGGAAACGCAACAATGAATAGTTAAACTTCGTTTGCTCCTTAAGTCCTTACTCCTACTCTCTGTCCAATTTTGTTTACATTAAATAATTGTATCAGAGAATGGTTTAAACTTTAAACCAAAACATAAATCAAATACAAATTGTTATATAAGACGGTCTCATATCATGAGACCAACTCATTAATtgaaaggccaaaaaaaaaatcaaataatttcaaaaaaaaaaaaaaaaagaaaaagcaaCTATATGACGTAACTTGGTAATTGTTCTCAACTCCTCTCCCTCCTCCCATCTTCATCACTGATTCGTAACGGTATCGGATTCCACCAATGCCCATAATTCTTTTATCTCCTACCTTAACCCAATTCATATGGTCGAGCTAGGAATGACGACCTCCAATCTGGCATCAATCGACAACTATAGCTGCTCTGTATTCCCTTCAGCGAGTATTTATGTCATCAAGGTCATACATTTTTAAGTTACCAATCAAAAACTGGTAGTTATTACACTAAAACCATAAGAATTAAACATCATAACAATCGAGTTTTCAAGGAAGATGATACACATACACATTGTGTACAAAATTTTTGTACACAAACCAATAGCTACTTGACATGTGGCAAACCATAGTTAGTTAGGTTAGATTAATTTAGGGTTAGGTTAGTCATTTTGCAAATTTAGTTACCTAATTTATGGTTAGTTTTTTTTTATGGttagtttttttttatatatatttcatttatttttctaAATTCCAAATTTAGATTCAACGATTTTAGGGAATGATTAAAGGAATTTAGGAATTACTTTGATTTTTCTGTTTTAGTAATTTTTTTATAATTGATTTATTTTTCGAAAAAACGTAATTatttgaaccctaattttattcgAATAATCATTCCTAATTgatttatattaataaaattgatGAATTCTTATACAAATAATCAAAATCGTTCAACAGAGAGTAAGCCAAAATTGATGAATCTTTATACAAATAATAAAATTGATGAATCCTTATACAAATAATCAATTCCTAATTGAATTCTATTAATAaaattgatgaaccctaattcaatcaacaaatcGTTCGTTCAATCAATTGATGATGAACTCTAATTCAATTCCTGAAATTGGTTTGATCTAGTATTTAATTCGATTTTTTTAATCATTAATTAATGATGAACCTTAATTCGTCAATAGAGGCCTAATTCAATTAATCAGCAAAATCGATTAATCAAAtgatgatgaaccctaattcaatTCGTGAAATTGGATGAACCCTAgtttttaatttgattttttttattaataattaatgatGAACCTTAATTCATCAATAGTGGCATAAATTCGTTTAATTGCTTTCACTATTGCCCTATTTTTAATTCAAacaaatgaaatacaataattaaaaacaTATTGAGGaaataactattaaatttatTTCAATAAAAAATTATAGAACAATTTAATAATACTAAACTAAGTTATAAACTATATAATAAATTACTCAAAATAAAAATCGGAGTTACTTTTTCACCTACAAACTTTACTTTTCCACATATATTTTTTCATTAACTTTCCATTTAATAGCCTTCTGGCCTTCTTACCTAAAAACCCCTATTTCATCATTTTCCCTAAAATTTAATCTAATTGTTCCAATAACTTGAACAATGGATTCTAATTCGAAGTAATTTACATGTTTATCAATGATTAATATTAGTTGTTGTGTTTTTTTAATTTAACAATGAAAATGAGTATATAAAATTTGAAGAGTTGAGGGATGCTCTAGCGGATGAACTTGAAATAAACAACGAAGAAGTAATAAACACCGTCATGCCCTCATGCATGATGTAGACAAGATTAAGTCAGCCAATATGAATTTGCAGCAATTGGAATTCCATAACTAATAAGCCGATACAAATTTGGCATAAATTTTGGCTAGACAAACTAATACACCAATGATCTCCCAACTTGTTTGATTTCAGATTTCTTTGATTTGGTTTCATTAGATTGATGAATCCCATGATTATTTGCTATTGGTACGGTGGTGGGGTCTGGTTGGTGGTGGCCGGCTAGTGACTTGGCCGGAGGGAAGGTAGGCCGGTGGGTGGGTAAGTGGTTTTGAATGGGtggatatgagaaaaaaaaatgataaggGTAAAATCGTAAAaagcgtatgtgaaaaagcacaacCCATAAAAATAAGAGATTTTAAAACAGAATaattttgaaatatttagaaTGTAGATTCCTTAAATAATTTGATCCATATTTCCTTAAAATCAAATCATAAACCATAAAGAAAAAAATAATGGACGAAAATTAGGGATTAAAAATAGGAAAGTTTGACTTTTTTATAAATTACGATTATTTATTatataatgaaattaaattgGCTAGTATACGTGCTGATACCTCTTGCTTAACTGGTTACGAGTATACTTGCAAACACTAACACCCTTCTAATGCAGCGTGTTCGAACCTTACTAACACcgtttttaattttaaatttttcttcttccttttcccCCCTAATTCCACACTAACTCATGCAATTCACACAGAAATTAATTTAGGGTTCAtcattaataataaaaaaaatcgaATAAAACTAGGGTTAATCCAATTACACGATTTCAATTAGGGTTCATCATCAATTGAATGATCGATTTTTCTGTTTAATTGAATTATGGCTAAAATAGGGCTACATTTGAAAAACTTAAATTAGGAGGAAAATGTTGAGCGATTTAGATTAATTGCATAAGGGATCATCAATTTTATTAATCGAATTAAATTAGGGGGGGAATGTTTGACGaaattcattattattatccCTAATTCAATTTTTGGATGTACCCTAAAATAAGTCGAACTTATTTAAAATTCGGGTTTCGTTAATTTGATGCAAAACTTTGATTGATGCAAAAGTTAGTCAGATGTAATTGAATATGATAATTAGATTTTGCCGAAATTgatttaattgaataataaataattCTATTTTTAAGTAATTGACTAAATTTAAATGgaaacaaaataaatcaaataaggaaataaaactaaCCATAAATTAATTAACTATATATGCAAAATGACTAAAGTAACCCTAAATTAATCTAACCTAGCTAACTATGGTTTGCCACGTGTCACATAGATATTGGTTTGTGTACAAAAATTTTGTACACAATGTGTCCTTTTCGAGTTTTCAAGTTAAATTTATGAGTTTTAAAGATTAAACCCATATAATAGTTCGTTCAATTAAAACTCAGTTTTAAACTTAAAGTTCTTGGTTTCCAACATAAAACCAAAATAATTCAAGTTAAAACAAAGCTTAAAGTTTTGAAATGCTGAATTTTAATCTTAAAAATTGGAGTTTTCAAAATTAATTCCAAACCTAGGTATTGAGTTGTTGGTAGAAAACGTCAAACTGGTGACGTTCTTCTTTGTTTTGTGCAATTGATTGGTACACAGAAGGTATTGGTCTTGTCGGCTGTGGCCTATGGATGACAACGTTGCGGAGGGGATCGTTGTAGTAGGAAAGTGGATTACAGAGGTGGTGGAAAGTATTAGTAAATATATAGCGTAGatatcgtattgtttatatttgtctaTATTTTATATTGTGTTCACACGTGTATAGCGACTATATAATGTAACTCGTAATCTCATTATTATTCAAGGAATATAATTCTATCATGGTATCATTGTTTTAGGTTTACTTTTCTCCAAATATTCCTCCCTTTCGAACCCTAGCCGCAATTCGCATCTGCCACGGCAATAACGAAAGACGGCGCCACCAGCAAGTCCGACAATGGAGTCCCTGGTAAGTCCACTCTCCACCCGGTCTATTCCGTCACTAATATTTTAAATAAGGTTCGGATGCTTGACGGAGTTAAGGTTAATTACTCCGCTTGGGTGAAATTATTTACCCTTCACGCTCGTGGTTACAAGGTCCTTCACCACATCGATGGTACTAAGCCCCCTGCCGCGACTAGTCCTGATTTTGATTCATGGTCTGAAATCGACGCTCATGTCCTACAATGGATCTACAGATCTGTGTCCGATGATATTTTGCTTCGAATTCTGGAGACCGAATCCACGGCCTACGAGGCGTGGGTTCGCTTGCAAAATCTGTACCTTAATAATAAGGGTTCCCGTGCAGCGGCTCTTGAACACGAGTTCACAAATTTGTCCCTTGAGAAAGCTTCGTCTCTTGACGATTACTGTCAGCGTCTCAAGGACATAGCCACGCAACTTACTGATGTTGGTGGCAAAGTCGATGACCAGCGCTTAGTTTTGCAATTGGTCTGTGGTTTGCCTTCTGCGTATGATACTGTTGGTGCTTATATCAATCAACAATTACCTAGTTTTGAAGCAGCGAGGGGTATGTTACAGTTGGAAGAGCAGCGTCAGTCCGCTAGGCCCGAGTCGACACAAACTGCACTTGCGGCCCCATCTTCCCCGTCAGATTTATCGGACTCCAATGGTTCTGGTAATTCCTCTCAACCTTCTCGTCATAATAATGGTAACAATGGTAATCGAAATTGGAACAagcgcaacaacaacaacaagaagggCGGTCGAAACAATTGGCGTAATAATAACGACAAAGGCAGTGGTAACAATGGTGGTGGCAAGACTTCCACTCCAAACCCCACCACTGTCACGTTTCCGGTTTGGCCAGGTGCTCCGTGGCCCACTCCTTGGGGTGTTCCACCATGCCCTTACCCGACACAACAAGGTTGGGCATCTCCCTGGCAACCACAGCAGCAGCCGCGTCAATCGACCCCTATGCAGCCACGGTTCTCAGTGCAAGCTCCTGGTTATGGCCAAGCGTATGTTGCTGGCCCGGTCTCCGATTTCGACCCTGCCGCGCTTGGGCAGGCCCTGCAGACGATGACCATCTATCCACCCGATAATGGTCAATGGGTTATGGACACAGGCGCTTCGTCTCATTTGACATCCGAGTCAGGTACTCTAAATCCTCCTTTTAATTCGAGTCATATTCGGTCTATATTTGTTGGTAATGGTAAGTCTATTCCGGTTCTTGGATCGGGCAATGCTACCCTTACCCTTCCTAACCGTAAATTGTCCCTTAAAAATGTCCTTTACACTCCCAATATTATTAAGAATCTTATTTCAGTACGTCAATTCACGAAAGATAACAATGTTACTGTTGAATTTGATCCACATGGCTTTTCTATGAAGGATATTCAGACTGGGACAACGATAATGAGGAGCAATAGTACCGGTACTCTCTACCCCGTGTCAGCTGCATCAAAGTCCGAACCGCCCATCACCGTCCTAGCCGAGTCACCCTGTGATCCATG is a genomic window containing:
- the LOC141630993 gene encoding uncharacterized protein LOC141630993; amino-acid sequence: MTGPDASKTVPFHPSFSISNIKNHVQITLEMENVHYASWAELFLNAAQAFYVADHIVPPKDAVIKKDAQWTRLDAIVKQWIYSTISIDLLHTILKPGATAQEAWERLEDIFNDNKSSRAVLLEQQFSQIQMDSYPNASAYCQALKMLADQLANVGAPVTEERLVLRLVAGLPSGYSNIATVIQQRDPLPPFYKARSMLTLEEARQNKTTANVTDTGLLASGENRSDNSSRNSDNQARTNQGNNQGNNRHKNGRGKNYKGKNGGGGSSNNRSSDGGKNSTGQQQQGNRNTAWTWVPLQPSPWQQQPGWGAPPCPYPTTGWASPAPNRGPGILGSRPQAFIAQTPVIGAPQGALVPTELAATMQTLSLQQPDDNWYMDTGATSHMTGNEGTLSSYFPLSSNRKILVGNGTEIPIRGCGLADGEANSETQ